ATCCATGTGTCTTTTACGGAGACTATTATGGAATTGGCGGGCCTTCTCCGGTGCCTGGAAAAAAGGACATTCTAGATCGCCTCTTATATGCTAGATATGAAAAAGCTTATGGAGAACAGACGGACTACTTTGATGACCCAAATACGATAGGCTGGGTCCGGCACGGAGTTGAAGAGCTAGAAGGCTCGGGGTGCGCCGTCATAATCTCGAATGGAGATCACAACAGTGAAAAAAGGATGTTCGTCGGTGAACATCGTGCTGGTGAAATCTGGAGTGATTTAACTTGTCATAGAGATGACCACATCACCATTGAAGAAGATGGTTTCGCGACCTTCCCCGTTCATGGGAAAAGCGTTTCGGTATGGGCCTTGAATAATCCACTTTAAAAAGGAAAGCAAAGAACGGCATGTCATTTCGGATATGCTGTTCTTTGCTGAGGACACCACCGTTAAAGATTTGGAAAATAAGTCTGTATGTCTAACATAGGGAAAGATAATTTTTCCATTCCGTTCAATCATGGTAAGATAAGGGAAAAAGGAGTTGAAGGAAAAGTGAAAAATGAAATCATTGAAAGATTCACTTCTTATGTGAAAGTGGATACCCAATCGAATGAGGAAAATCCATCATGCCCCTCTACACCCGGACAGTTGACCTTGGCAAATGCATTGGTCAAGGAACTTCAATCCATTGGGATGAAGGAAGTGACAATTGACCAGAACGGATATGTCATGGCAACATTGCCAGCCAATTCAAATAAGGATGTCCCGACAATCGGTTTCTTGGCCCATGTCGATACAGCAACGGATTTCACTGGAAAAGATGTAAAACCGCAAGTCGTTGACAACTATGATGGCAACGATCTTACTTTACATGAAAAATTGGATGTCATTCTTTCACCTGATGATTTTCCTTCGCTTAAGAACTATATAGGGCATACCTTGATTACAACGGATGGGACAACCCTGTTGGGTGCCGATAATAAGGCTGGAATTGCTGAAATCATGACTGCCATGGATTATTTGATCCAGCATCCGGAAATCAAGCATGGAAAAATCCGGGTTGCTTTTACTCCCGATGAGGAAATCGGCAGGGGGCCCCATAAGTTTGACGTAGATGCTTTTGATGCCCAATTTGCCTACACCGTGGATGGTGGACCACTTGGAGAACTTGAATATGAGAGCTTCAATGCAGCGTCAGCCAAAATCCTGATCAAAGGGACGAATATACACCCTGGTACGGCTAAAGGAAAAATGGTCAACTCCGCTAAAATCGCCATGGAATTCCATAATGAACTCCCAGTGGCAGAAGCACCGGAATATACGGAAGGTTACGAAGGATTTTATCATCTGATTTCTTTTCACGGTGATGTGGAAGAGACCAAGCTTTCTTATATCATCAGGGATTTCGACCGCCAAAAATTCATTGAACGCAAGGAATATATAACAAAAGTAATCGAAGATTTAAAAGAAAAATATGGGCAAAACCGTATTCAGCTTGAATTACACGACCAATACTTCAACATGAAGGAGAAAATCGAGCCCGTGAAGGAAATCGTGGATATTGCCCACGAAGCAATGGAGAAACTCGATATAAAACCGAAAATTTCGCCAATACGCGGTGGTACGGACGGTTCTCAATTATCGTATATGGGCCTGCCAACCCCCAACATCTTCACGGGCGGGGAGAACTTTCATGGTAAATATGAATTTATTTCGGTCGATAATATGATCCTGGCCACCAAGGTGATCGTCGGCATTGCATCGCTTTTTGAAGAAAAAGCAAAGTAGCTTGATAGAAATGCCTTTATTGAAAAACCCCCGACTCCAATTCTGGGGGTTTTTCATCCAATATTAAGCGCGATTCCAGTGACGGTGCTTGGCAATTGCCTCGATAAAGGCAGTACCACTATTCTTATCCGTAACGGCTACAATGCCTGAAGCTGGATCATTGGAAACGATGCCTGCCTTCGATAAGATCTCGGCACCTTCTTTTCCTGCACCAATCGCTTTGAAATGATTATAGGCTTCATCAACAAAGTAAATTGGTTCCTTGGATGCCTTTAAAGCATCGACACTCTCCTGGCCTCCTGCCACATATACAGCATCGAAAAGTACCGAATCGGCTGTCAGGAATGTCTGATTCACCTCGGCCTGCTGTCCTTCAGAACTTGTAATCACTCCACGATTAAGACTGATGATTTCAGCCGTTATCCCTGCCGATTTAAATGATTCCAAGACTTGATTAACCTCTGACCCGTTGAAACCATCTGCAGCCAAGATTGCCACTTTCCTTGTTGCGGCCGTGTTCACTTTCATTTGCTCCTGGCTTAAAGCCGGAGAAGCCAAATCCATTTTGACCTCGCTTTTATTGGCTGGAGGATTCACGCCCACTCCAATGGCGATCGTTTTAGCTAGCTCGACATCTACATTGCTGAACATCTCGACGATTTGCTGCTGAACGTCCTTACTTTTCACTTTTCCCACTTCAAAGTGGAAAGCCTGAATAATATGCTCCTTCTCCACTTCCGTCATGCTATTCCAAAATAATTTAGCCTGGCTGTAATGATCCTTGAAGCTTTCACTGCGTTGTCGGACCTTCCTGCCATCGACTTTTTCCTGGTAATGTGCATAGCCGCCCTCCCCTTCCGAAGCAGGTTCGGGGGAGTTGCCTGCAAGGGAATTTTTGTGGTAGCTGACCTGTCCTGGATTTATTGACATTCGGTGCATGCCATCGCGCTGATTATTATGAACGGGGGCAACCGTCCTATTAATCGGAAGCTCATGGAAATTAGGTCCTCCCAATCGGGATAGCTGGGTATCGGTGTATGAGAATAAACGTCCCTGGAGCAGCGGATCATTTGAAAAATCAATGCCCGGTACGACATGCCCCGGATGGAATGCTATCTGTTCCGTCTCTGCAAAAAAGTTATCCGTATTTTGATTCAATACCATTTTTCCGATTATTTTCACCGGGACCTGTTCTTCAGGCCATAGTTTAGTAGGATCAAGGATATCAAAGTCGAATTTGAATTCATCTTCCTCCTTAATCATTTGCACGCCAAATTCAAATTCAGGATAATTTCCGGTATCTATCGCTTCCCAAAGATCTTGGCGGTGAAAGTCAGGATTCTTCCCTGCAATTTTCTGTGCCTCATCCCAGACAAGGGATTTAACTCCCAGTACAGGCTTCCAATGGAATTTAACGAAATGGGCCACGCCTTGTTCATTTACAAAACGGAATGTGTGGACACCAAACCCTTCCATCATCCGGAAACTTCTCGGTATGGCCCTATCAGAAAGATGCCACATGACCATATGAGCCGTTTCTTCATTGTTGGCGACGAAGTCCCAAAAAGTATCATGGGCAGACGCAGCCTGAGGTATTTCGTTATGAGGCTCCGGTTTAACCGCATGAATTAAATCCGGGAACTTAATGGCATCCTGGATAAAAAATACCGGAATATTATTTCCGACCAAATCATAGTTTCCTTCCTCCGTATAAAACTTTGTCGAAAATCCCCTTACATCACGAACCGAGTCTGCCGATCCGCGGGAACCTGCCACCGTGGAGTAACGAACGAATACCGGTGTCTTGACTGAAGGGTCTTGAAGAAACTTGGCCTTTGTATATTCTCCCATCGGTTCATATACCTGAAAATATCCATGAGCACCAGATCCACGGGCATGGACAATCCGCTCAGGAATACGCTCATGGTCAAAATGAGTCATTTTTTCCCGGAAATGAAAGTCCTCCATCAAAGTTGGACCACGTGTGCCCACCTTTAAAGAATGCTCATCCTCGGAAATACGCAAACCTTGGTTAGTCGTCATCTTTTTCCCATTATCGTCCACTCGATATTGATCCAGCTGTCTCTGCTTACTTTGCTCATCGATTCTTCCGTTTTCATTTGCTTTTGTCATCCCGCTCATTCCCCTCCATGTCTAAGAATTCAGATTAAATCGTGTTGTATGTATTTATTTGATTCAAAATAATTGCATCATCCTTCCTCATATACCACTCTGTTTTGACGGATAAACAGAATTCGGAAAAAGAAAGTTCACGGTAGGTAAAATTATTTTGGGGTAGGTCGAATTCTTCCCGTCCACAGTTTTGAAACACTGGGGACGGAAAGAAAAACATATAAAAAAGAAGCGGGAAGACCGATATTTCGGTCTTCCCGCTTCTTTCCATTCAACACCTTACTTTTTAAAAGCCTCTGAAACCTTCAAAAGTTTCCCTTTTACTTTCGTATTTTTCATCACTTTCAGGACAAGCGGTCCCTTTTCATTCAATATTTCCACATAAGACACATTGTCCTGGATCGTAATGATCCCGATATCCTCTGCATTCACTCCATCAATCTTTGCGATGGTTCCGACAAAATCTACTGCCCTGAGTTTCTTTTTCTTGCCGCCATTAAAATACAGCTTCATGATTTGTTTATTCAACTGTTCACTTTTATCTTTTTTGATTTTTGGACGAGCATCCAGTTTCGCTTCGAATTCCACTTTTTTATTGGAGACTTCCTCTTTTGAGGGAACAGTCATCTTAGGGATTTCAAAACCGATATATTCTTGAATCTCAGCAAGGAATTTATCTTCGTACGGCGTGACAAAAGTAATGGCTTTTCCTTTTTTACCAGCACGGCCCGTTCTTCCAGTTCGATGTACATAACTTTCTTTTTCCATTGGCAGGTCATAGTTAATCACATGGGTTATATTGTCGATGTCAATTCCACGGGCAGCAACATCTGTCGCAACCAAATAGCGGAATTCACCTCTTCTGAATTCATTCATCACTGCAAGGCGATCTTCCTGAAGCATACCGCCGTGAATCATATCACACGGATATTCCAGTTCCATCAGCTGTTCACATACTTGGTCTACCCTATCCTTCGTCCGACAGAAAATGATGCAGCTATCAGGGTTTTCCGTGATGGTGACGTCTCTAAGCAGGGAAAACTTATCGTCTTCCTTCACTTCAATAAGAGCATGTTCAATTTTCTCCGTCGTTACACCCTTTGCTTTGATTTCAATATCCAAAGGATCTTTCATATATTGCTTGCATAGCTTTTTTATACTCTCAGGTAACGTAGCAGAGAACAGCATGGTTACTCTATCTTTCGGAAGCTCTTTAATAATGGCTTCCACTTGTTCGATGAAGCCCATATTCAGCATTTCATCGGCTTCATCAATGACCAAATGAGTTAAACGTTCCAAGGCAAATGTCCCTTTCTCGATATGATCCAGGACACGCCCCGGGGTTCCGACGACTACATGGCTCTTTTGTTTCAATTCCGCTTTTTGGAGTGCGAAAGGATGCTTTCCATAAACCGCAGTAGCCTTTATCCTTTTAAATCTGCCTATATTCGTAATATCCTCTTTTACTTGTACAGCCAACTCACGTGTCGGTGTTAAAATAAGCGCCTGAGGCTTATTCTCCTCCCAATCGACCATTTCGCAGATCGGTATGCCGAATGAAGCGGTCTTGCCACTTCCCGTTTGGGATTTAACGACAAGATCCTTTTTTTCCAGCGCCACTGGTATCACCTCACGCTGTACTTCTGTTGGACGTTGATATCCCAAGCTTTTTAATGCCCTTACAATTTCATCGCTTAATGTATAATCAGTAAAACTCAATTCATTCATATGACAGCCTCTTTTGTGGTTTAGTATGTTGCTTTATTGTTTCCATAATCGTAATTTCCTTATACAAGGTTCTATTATACGCGATATGCATCGATAAACCTTGAAATAACCC
This sequence is a window from Brevibacillus sp. JNUCC-41. Protein-coding genes within it:
- the pepT gene encoding peptidase T, with the protein product MKNEIIERFTSYVKVDTQSNEENPSCPSTPGQLTLANALVKELQSIGMKEVTIDQNGYVMATLPANSNKDVPTIGFLAHVDTATDFTGKDVKPQVVDNYDGNDLTLHEKLDVILSPDDFPSLKNYIGHTLITTDGTTLLGADNKAGIAEIMTAMDYLIQHPEIKHGKIRVAFTPDEEIGRGPHKFDVDAFDAQFAYTVDGGPLGELEYESFNAASAKILIKGTNIHPGTAKGKMVNSAKIAMEFHNELPVAEAPEYTEGYEGFYHLISFHGDVEETKLSYIIRDFDRQKFIERKEYITKVIEDLKEKYGQNRIQLELHDQYFNMKEKIEPVKEIVDIAHEAMEKLDIKPKISPIRGGTDGSQLSYMGLPTPNIFTGGENFHGKYEFISVDNMILATKVIVGIASLFEEKAK
- a CDS encoding catalase, which translates into the protein MTKANENGRIDEQSKQRQLDQYRVDDNGKKMTTNQGLRISEDEHSLKVGTRGPTLMEDFHFREKMTHFDHERIPERIVHARGSGAHGYFQVYEPMGEYTKAKFLQDPSVKTPVFVRYSTVAGSRGSADSVRDVRGFSTKFYTEEGNYDLVGNNIPVFFIQDAIKFPDLIHAVKPEPHNEIPQAASAHDTFWDFVANNEETAHMVMWHLSDRAIPRSFRMMEGFGVHTFRFVNEQGVAHFVKFHWKPVLGVKSLVWDEAQKIAGKNPDFHRQDLWEAIDTGNYPEFEFGVQMIKEEDEFKFDFDILDPTKLWPEEQVPVKIIGKMVLNQNTDNFFAETEQIAFHPGHVVPGIDFSNDPLLQGRLFSYTDTQLSRLGGPNFHELPINRTVAPVHNNQRDGMHRMSINPGQVSYHKNSLAGNSPEPASEGEGGYAHYQEKVDGRKVRQRSESFKDHYSQAKLFWNSMTEVEKEHIIQAFHFEVGKVKSKDVQQQIVEMFSNVDVELAKTIAIGVGVNPPANKSEVKMDLASPALSQEQMKVNTAATRKVAILAADGFNGSEVNQVLESFKSAGITAEIISLNRGVITSSEGQQAEVNQTFLTADSVLFDAVYVAGGQESVDALKASKEPIYFVDEAYNHFKAIGAGKEGAEILSKAGIVSNDPASGIVAVTDKNSGTAFIEAIAKHRHWNRA
- a CDS encoding DEAD/DEAH box helicase, giving the protein MNELSFTDYTLSDEIVRALKSLGYQRPTEVQREVIPVALEKKDLVVKSQTGSGKTASFGIPICEMVDWEENKPQALILTPTRELAVQVKEDITNIGRFKRIKATAVYGKHPFALQKAELKQKSHVVVGTPGRVLDHIEKGTFALERLTHLVIDEADEMLNMGFIEQVEAIIKELPKDRVTMLFSATLPESIKKLCKQYMKDPLDIEIKAKGVTTEKIEHALIEVKEDDKFSLLRDVTITENPDSCIIFCRTKDRVDQVCEQLMELEYPCDMIHGGMLQEDRLAVMNEFRRGEFRYLVATDVAARGIDIDNITHVINYDLPMEKESYVHRTGRTGRAGKKGKAITFVTPYEDKFLAEIQEYIGFEIPKMTVPSKEEVSNKKVEFEAKLDARPKIKKDKSEQLNKQIMKLYFNGGKKKKLRAVDFVGTIAKIDGVNAEDIGIITIQDNVSYVEILNEKGPLVLKVMKNTKVKGKLLKVSEAFKK